The Deltaproteobacteria bacterium genome contains the following window.
CCAGAATTTGCCGTACGAAAAAAATTCCTTTTTGGTGCGATAGAATCTGGGATGAGGACACCAATGAGCCTTCTCAGATTCATTCTCTTCGTCAGTTTTCTGAACGTTCTGTTTGTGCCAATGGTGCAAGGACAAGGGAATTTGATGAGTGCCAGCAGCCAAGACGCCAGGGAGCATCGACTATTCAATCATCCGACTGCCAGCCGAAACCGGTTGGCGGAGCGGAGCGACCAAATCCTTACGGGAAGCCTTGTTTTGGAGGTTTCGCTACAGACGATGCAAGCCGAAAACGCTGAAGAAGCATTACTATGGATGAAGGACGAAGAAGTTTCAAAAACTCTCTAATAGGACGATTCCCTCATGTTCGAAATATTTTGTTCCGTCGCTTTTCTGGTCGGAAAAGCCTTAACGGTCTATCTACTAATCTACTTTACTCCCAGTTTCGTTTCGAAACTGCGGGGTCATAATAACTCCACACCGATCTTCATCATCAATCTTTTCCTCGGATGGACTTTTCTCGGCTGGGTTGCGGCACTTGCTTGGTCTCTAACCAAAGACGTAAGGCCACTGTTAAATGCCGAAATGTCAAAGGACATATTCGACGCACCAATCTTACCTCCGAGGACCGTATGGTATGAACTAGGCAAAAGAGCACTTTCCGTTTTACCAGATATTTTATTAATTATTGCTTTAGGTTACTGGTTTGTGCCCGAGTTGCTGTCGCTTGGGGCTTGCCAAACAACCGCACAAAAGTCCTCGGACGGAATCGCCCTGCGCTGGATACCCGCTGGACAATTCCAATTCGGATGTTCATTAAGCCACCAGGAAAACCATGAAGAATGTCCCGACAATGAAAAAACTAGGCAGGTCAAGATCCAACGTGGCTTTTGGATTCAAGAGAGCGAGGTAACGCAGGAAGCCTTTAGACGAGTCACCGGAACAAACCCAAGTGCCCAAAAGGGAGAACAGTTGCCAGTTCACCAAGTGACATGGCATGAGGCAGAAAAATATTGCCAGCAGGCAGGAATGCGCTTGCCGAAGGAAGAAGAATGGGAGTATGCAGCCAGAGGAGGAACTAAGGGACCGGTTTATCCTCCTATACCTGACGGTCCTCTTCCAGGTACCTTTTCCTGGAAGCTAGAGTTGAGTCGATTCGCCTGGTTCGAGTTCAACAGCGATCTAACCGGCGACCTTATATTTCATGAAGTGAAAGGGAAAGAACCAAACAACTATGGACTCTATGACATGTTGGGTAATGTCTGGGAGTGGACCGATAGCAACTACGATGTGCGCTCAAAGGTTGCGCGTGGTGGATCTAGCCACTCAATGTCACACCTTGTACGCGTCTCAAGCCGTGAAGGCGACCCTCCAAACGCACGAAAGAGAACTGTCGGATTCCGGTGCCTGAAAGATTAAGGCGGATTGCGAACCAGCCAAAACTCTTAGGGGTTTCCTTGAACTGCAATTCCTGAAGGAGAAGAAGTTTGAAGGCGCGGTCGCGTGGTTTTCGGACGCTGCGACGCAGGAGCCGAATAGTTCGCTTGCCCGGCTGAACCTGGCGGCGGCGCTGCTCAGCGCGGGCAAGCGGGACGATGCCAAACGCGAGGCGGAGGAGGCGATCCGGCTGGAGCCGCTGCTCGAAGAGGCCTACGCCCTGCTGGCTGAGATCGAGCCGAAACGGGCGTCGTATTGGAAGGATCAGTACCGGAAACAGGCGCCGAGGCGGCTGCTTCCCTGAGGAGCGGTCAGAATAGGAACTTCAGCGCCAGTTGATTCACTCTGGGAAGCCCCGTCGTCGTCACCAGTTGACCGAACAGCGTGCTGTTCACGAGCGTGTTGGGCAGCCAGAAATTTGCGCGATTCATGACGTTGAACGACTCCGCGCGGAACTGCAGCTTCCATTGTTCCCGAATCGCGGTGTCCTTTACCAGCGAGAGATCCACCAGCC
Protein-coding sequences here:
- a CDS encoding tetratricopeptide repeat protein; the encoded protein is MKADCEPAKTLRGFLELQFLKEKKFEGAVAWFSDAATQEPNSSLARLNLAAALLSAGKRDDAKREAEEAIRLEPLLEEAYALLAEIEPKRASYWKDQYRKQAPRRLLP
- a CDS encoding superinfection immunity protein; protein product: MFEIFCSVAFLVGKALTVYLLIYFTPSFVSKLRGHNNSTPIFIINLFLGWTFLGWVAALAWSLTKDVRPLLNAEMSKDIFDAPILPPRTVWYELGKRALSVLPDILLIIALGYWFVPELLSLGACQTTAQKSSDGIALRWIPAGQFQFGCSLSHQENHEECPDNEKTRQVKIQRGFWIQESEVTQEAFRRVTGTNPSAQKGEQLPVHQVTWHEAEKYCQQAGMRLPKEEEWEYAARGGTKGPVYPPIPDGPLPGTFSWKLELSRFAWFEFNSDLTGDLIFHEVKGKEPNNYGLYDMLGNVWEWTDSNYDVRSKVARGGSSHSMSHLVRVSSREGDPPNARKRTVGFRCLKD